A single window of Anopheles cruzii unplaced genomic scaffold, idAnoCruzAS_RS32_06 scaffold04375_ctg1, whole genome shotgun sequence DNA harbors:
- the LOC128277177 gene encoding zinc finger protein 121-like, whose protein sequence is YSQLRNHFRTHTGEKPFQCLICGKAYPAKNSLDYHVKMHNKDQQYQCPHCDKAFYVKGNLYQHMKIHNKDQHHQCPQCPQKFAQRIQLTNHIRTHTGEKPFQCKVCGKAFHSLNNLCTHSKMHNTDQHHQCPHCPRKFAWTGPLKSHIEMHTLEKSFQCEVCDKAFHAKTILDDHMNTHNKVQQHQCPECPQNFPLLTQLKDHIKMHT, encoded by the coding sequence TATTCTCAACTAAGGAATCACTTTAgaacgcacaccggcgaaaagccattccagtgtctGATCTGTGGCAAAGCGTACCCTGCGAAAAATAGTTTAGATTATCATGTGAAAATgcacaacaaggatcaacaaTATCAATGTCCTCactgtgacaaagcgttttATGTGAAAGGCAACCTGTATCAACatatgaaaattcacaacaaggatcaacaccatcagtgtccgcagtgtCCACAAAAGTTCGCACAGCGTATTCAACTAACGAATCACATTAGGAcgcataccggcgaaaagccgtttcAATGTAAAGTTTGTggcaaagcgttccattcgctAAACAACTTGTGTACACATTCGAAAATGCACAACACggatcaacaccatcagtgtccgcactgTCCACGAAAGTTCGCGTGGACAGGTCCACTTAAGAGTCACATTGAGATGCACACCCTTGAGAAGTCGTTCCAGTGTGAggtctgtgacaaagcgtttcaTGCGAAAACCATCTTGGATGATCATATGAACACTCACAACAAGGTTCAACAACATCAGTGTCCGGAGTGTCCACAAAATTTCCCTCTGCTAACGCAACTAAAGGATCACATTAAGAtgcacaccg